Proteins encoded within one genomic window of Humulus lupulus chromosome 1, drHumLupu1.1, whole genome shotgun sequence:
- the LOC133812858 gene encoding SUMO-conjugating enzyme SCE1: MSGGIARGRLAEERKSWRKNHPHGFVAKPETLPDGMVNLMVWHCTIPGKAGTDWEGGYFPLTLHFSEDYPSKPPKCKFPQGFFHPNVYPSGTVCLSILNEDSGWRPAITVKQILVGIQDLLDQPNPADPAQTEGYHLFIQDAAEYKKRVRQQAKQYPPLV, translated from the exons ATGTCGGGTGGTATTGCTCGTGGTCGTCTCGCTGAGGAGCGCAAGTCATGGCGTAAGAACCATCCTCAT GGTTTCGTTGCGAAGCCGGAGACTTTGCCCGATGGTATGGTCAATTTGATGGTGTGGCATTGCACTATTCCTGGCAAGGCTGGT ACTGACTGGGAAGGAGGTTATTTCCCACTTACACTTCACTTCAGTGAAGACTACCCTAGCAAGCCTCCAAAATGCAAGTTTCCACAAGGTTTCTTCCACCCAAATGTCTACCCTTCTGGAACTGTTTGCCTATCAATTCTTAATGAGGATAGT GGATGGAGACCAGCTATAACAGTTAAGCAAATACTGGTGGGCATCCAAGACTTGCTGGATCAGCCAAATCCTGCTGATCCTGCACAAACAGAAGGTTACCACCTCTTTATTCAG GATGCTGCAGAGTATAAGAAAAGGGTCCGACAGCAGGCCAAGCAATATCCTCCTCTGGTCTAA
- the LOC133812855 gene encoding kinesin-like protein KIN-4A yields the protein MESSENCSVKVAVHVRPLIGDERLQGCKECVSVTPGKPQVQIGSHSFTFDHVYGSGGTASTAMFDECIAPLVDGLFQGYNATVLAYGQTGSGKTYTMGTGSKDCSQTGLVPQAMNALFSKIETLKHQTEFQLQVSFIEILKEEVRDLLDSVSLNKMENVNGHAGKVSAPVRQPIQIRESSNGAITLAGSTEMSVRTLQEMAACLEQGSLSRATGSTNMNNQSSRSHAIFTITLEQMRKVHSVFPGNDSPDEDMGEEYFCAKLHLVDLAGSERAKRTGSDGVRLKEGIHINRGLLALGNVISALGDEKKRKEGVHVPYRDSKLTRLLQDSLGGNSKTVMIACISPADINAEETLNTLKYANRARNIQNKPVVNRGLESNEMQKMRQQVEFLQAELYARGGGALSDEVQVLRERIAFLETSNLDLSRELHVYRSRRAVVGQCEADVRDGYASLTKNDGLKRGFQSIDAADYEMGEIMSGENSREVEVATKEREHEFLQNTLDKELNELNKRLEQKESEMRLFGGIDTETLKQHFGKKIVELEEEKRIVQQERDHLLAEVESLAANSDGQAHKVHDPHTQKLKSLEAQILDLKKKQESQVQLVKEKQKSDDAAKRLQSEIQSIKSQKVQLQHKIKQEAEQFRQWKASREKELLQLKKEGRRNEYERHKLEALNQRQKMVLQRKTEEAAIATKRLKELLESRKSTVRDNPANSNGHTSATQSNEKSLQRWLDHELEVSVKVHEVRFEYEKQNQVRVALAKELALLKQVDQLSLDGNSPPKGNNGYSRVLSMSPDSRKARIESVENMLSMSSNALIAMASQLSEAEERERSMIGRGRWNQLRSMGDAKNLLQYMFNTTAEARCQLWEKNLEIEDMEDKLNELVTLLQISETQRKELVREQRAKEQAAAAATALGKSDSGNSRSSLKHLAEDMSGPLSPMSLPAPKQLKFTPGVVNGTVKDSATFINQTRKMVPMGQLSMKKLATVAQAGKLWRWKRSHHQWLLQFKWKWQKPWRLSEWIKHSDETIIKSRPRPQLQL from the exons ATGGAGTCATCGGAGAATTGTTCTGTGAAGGTTGCTGTTCATGTTCGCCCTCTTATAGGCGATGAACGCCTCCAAGGCTGTAAAGAATGTGTCTCTGTCACACCCGGAAAGCCTCAG GTACAAATCGGCTCGCATTCCTTTACATTTGACCATGTCTATGGAAGTGGTGGAACAGCATCAACTGCCATGTTTGATGAATGCATTGCTCCACTTGTGGATGGTTTATTCCAAGGATACAATGCCACTGTGCTTGCTTATGGTCAG ACGGGATCGGGGAAAACATATACCATGGGGACCGGCTCCAAAGATTGTAGCCAAACAGGGCTGGTTCCTCAAGCTATGAATGCACTTTTCAGCAAGATTGAAACGTTAAAACATCAAACAGAATTCCAGCTGCAGGTTTCCTTCATCGAG ATCTTAAAAGAAGAAGTAAGAGACTTATTGGATTCTGTATCCCTGAACAAAATGGAAAATGTTAATGGACATGCTGGGAAAGTTTCTGCTCCAGTTAGACAGCCCATACAAATTCGAGAATCATCAAATGGAGCCATAACACTAGCAGGATCAACTGAAATGTCTGTTAGAACATTACAGGAAATGGCTGCTTGCTTGGAGCAAGGATCTTTAAGCAGAGCAACTGGAAGTACTAACATGAACAACCAGTCAAG TCGGTCACACGCCATCTTCACAATCACCTTAGAACAGATGCGGAAAGTTCATTCAGTTTTTCCTGGCAATGACTCTCCAGATGAGGATATGGGTGAAGAATACTTTTGTGCAAAGCTCCATTTGGTAGATCTTGCTGGATCTGAACGAGCTAAGAGAACTGGTTCTGATGGTGTTCGTCTTAAAGAAG GTATACATATCAACAGGGGCCTTCTAGCACTTGGAAATGTTATCAGTGCACTGGGGGATGAAAAAAAGCGGAAAGAGGGTGTTCATGTTCCTTATCGAGATAGTAAACTCACTCGACTCTTGCAG GATTCACTAGGAGGAAACAGCAAGACAGTTATGATAG CTTGTATCAGCCCTGCTGACATCAACGCAGAGGAAACTCTTAATACTCTTAAATATGCAAATCGTGCCCGGAATATCCAGAACAAGCCTGTT GTTAATAGAGGTCTAGAATCCAATGAAATGCAAAAGATGCGACAGCAGGTGGAATTCTTGCAGGCAGAGCTATATGCTCGTGGGGGAGGGGCTCTATCTGATGAAGTACAG GTTCTTAGGGAACGGATTGCATTTCTTGAAACAAGCAATTTGGACCTTTCTCGAGAACTTCATGTATATCGCAGCAGACGTGCTGTAGTGGGGCAGTGTGAAGCAGATGTTCGA GACGGCTATGCTTCTCTGACTAAGAATGATGGACTTAAGAGAGGTTTTCAAAGTATTGATGCTGCTGATTATGAGATGGGTGAAATCATGTCAG GTGAAAATTCCAGAGAAGTTGAAGTTGCAACAAAAGAGCGAGAACATGAATTTTTGCAGAATACATTGGATAAGGAGTTGAATGAATTAAACAAACGCTTGGAGCAAAAAGAG TCTGAAATGAGACTTTTCGGAGGGATTGACACAGAAACACTCAAACAGCACTTTGGAAAGAAAATAGTGGAACtcgaagaagagaaaagaattgTGCAG CAAGAGAGAGATCACTTGTTGGCTGAAGTTGAGAGTCTTGCTGCCAATTCCGATGGACAAGCGCATAAAGTTCACGATCCTCATACACAAAAACTAAAATCTCTAGAAGCCCAG ATTTTAGATCTTAAGAAGAAGCAAGAAAGCCAAGTCCAACTTGTAAAGGAAAAACAGAAAAGTGATGATGCAGCAAAGCGCCTGCAATCTGAAATACAATCTATTAAATCTCAGAAG GTTCAGTTGCAGCATAAGATAAAGCAAGAGGCAGAACAATTCCGACAGTGGAAGGCATCTCGTGAAAAGGAATTGCTGCAG CTAAAAAAGGAAGGAAGGAGAAATGAGTACGAGAGGCATAAACTTGAAGCCCTGAACCAGCGTCAGAAAATG GTTCTCCAAAGAAAGACAGAAGAGGCTGCAATTGCTACCAAACGGCTAAAGGAATTATTGGAATCCCGAAAGTCTACTGTTCGTGACAACCCAG CCAATTCCAATGGACATACATCGGCCACTCAG AGCAATGAAAAGTCTTTGCAGAGATGGCTTGATCATGAATTGGAGGTCAGCGTTAAAGTGCACGAAGTCCGTTTCGAATATGAGAAGCAAAATCAAGT ACGAGTTGCATTGGCAAAAGAGTTGGCCTTATTAAAGCAAGTGGACCAGTTATCTTTGGATGGGAATAGTCCCCCAAAAGGAAACAATGGATATTCCAG GGTGTTGTCCATGTCACCGGATTCAAGAAAGGCTAGAATAGAATCTGTTGAGAACATGCTGAGCATGTCTTCGAATGCACTCATTGCAATGGCATCACAGCTTTCAGAGGCAGAGGAAAGAGAGCGTTCCATGATTGGTCGTGGACGGTGGAACCAGCTGCGTTCGATGGGAGATGCTAAGAACTTGCTACAGTACATGTTTAATACAACTGCAGAAGCAAG GTGTCAGTTATGGGAGAAGAACTTGGAAATTGAGGACATGGAAGATAAGCTGAATGAGCTAGTAACCTTGCTGCAAATAAGTGAAACTCAGCGAAAGGAGCTCGTACGGGAGCAAAGGGCAAAGGAGcaagctgctgctgctgctactgcatTGGGAAAATCAGATTCG GGGAATTCTCGTTCTTCATTGAAACACCTCGCGGAAGATATGAGTGGTCCCTTGTCTCCAATGTCACTTCCAGCACCAAAGCAGCTCAAATTCACTCCAGGTGTAGTTAATGGGACAGTTAAAGACTCGGCGACATTTATAAACCAAACACGAAAG ATGGTGCCAATGGGACAATTGTCAATGAAGAAATTAGCAACCGTCGCTCAGGCTGGGAAGCTCTGGAGGTGGAAGAGAAGTCATCATCAGTGGCTCCTGCAGTTCAAATGGAAGTGGCAGAAGCCATGGAGACTTTCCGAATGGATTAAGCATAGCGACGAAACTATAATCAAGTCAAGGCCTCGCCCACAACTCCAACTATGA
- the LOC133812856 gene encoding probable inactive receptor kinase At5g67200, whose amino-acid sequence MPVLTHALLFTLFFCSSAAAASFSDDVDPNLPFQTTLVRPSDAVSLIVFKSKADLDNKLLYLLNERFDYCQWQGVKCAQGRVVRLVLQGFGLRGVFTPDSLGRLDQLRVLSLKNNSISGPVPDLSGLTNLKSLFLDRNSFSGSFPPSILTLHRLLTLDLSRNNFTGPIPVGIVKLDRLNSLRLEWNRFNGTLPPLNQSLLLVFNVSGNNLTGPIPLTPALSRFKASSFLWNDAGLCGEILNKVCNSRAPFFDSANATSPSATQQPLVQSAESSVGGVVLSPSSPVNHKKTGLILGLSIGSAFVMVIVLGLFSFARAHKSTMAASSSPSPEPGASHIETPQVREITNLPSKTKTIEEIKRVHKSGNLVFSAGEAQLYSLDQLMRASAELLGRGTIGTTYKAVLDNQLIVTVKRLDAVKTAVTGSEAFERHMDTVGGLRHPNLVPVRAFFQAKGERLIIFDYHPNGSLFNLIHGSRSTRAKPLHWTSCLKIAEDVAQGLAYIHQVSRLIHGNLKSSNVLLGPDFEACLTDYSLSILADSSANDDPDSAGYKAPETRKSSRRATSKSDVYAFGILLLELLTGKHPSQHPFLLPTDVQDWVRAMRDDDVGEDGQLGMLTEVACICSLTSPEQRPAMWQVLKMIQEIKDSVSSLTDQNAYAGYS is encoded by the exons ATGCCCGTACTAACCCACGCGCTTCTCTTCACTCTCTTCTTCTGTTCCTCCGCCGCGGCCGCCTCATTTTCCGACGACGTTGATCCCAACCTCCCATTCCAAACCACACTCGTCCGCCCATCCGACGCCGTTTCGCTAATCGTTTTCAAATCCAAAGCCGACCTCGACAACAAGCTCCTCTACCTTCTCAACGAGCGCTTCGACTACTGCCAATGGCAAGGCGTCAAGTGCGCCCAAGGCCGAGTCGTCCGTCTCGTCCTCCAAGGCTTCGGCCTCCGCGGCGTCTTCACTCCCGACTCGCTCGGCCGCCTCGACCAGCTTCGTGTTCTCAGCTTGAAAAACAATTCGATTTCTGGTCCCGTACCTGATCTCTCCGGTCTCACTAATCTCAAATCACTCTTCCTTGACCGGAACTCCTTTTCTGGCTCGTTTCCGCCGTCGATTCTCACCTTGCATCGTCTGCTCACTCTTGATCTGTCGCGTAACAACTTCACTGGTCCGATTCCGGTTGGTATTGTTAAGCTCGACCGACTTAACTCGCTCCGCCTCGAGTGGAACCGCTTCAATGGAACTCTACCGCCGCTGAATCAGTCTTTGCTTCTCGTCTTCAATGTTTCCGGGAATAACCTCACCGGACCGATTCCGTTAACTCCGGCGCTGTCGCGGTTCAAAGCGTCGTCGTTTTTGTGGAACGACGCGGGACTCTGCGGAGAGATTCTCAACAAAGTGTGCAACTCACGAGCTCCTTTCTTCGATTCGGCGAACGCGACGAGTCCGTCTGCGACTCAGCAACCGCTCGTGCAGAGCGCGGAGTCGTCAGTTGGCGGCGTTGTTCTGTCTCCGTCGTCCCCGGTGAATCACAAGAAAACGGGCCTCATTCTCGGGCTTTCGATTGGGTCGGCCTTTGTAATGGTGATTGTATTGGGCCTTTTCTCATTCGCCAGGGCCCATAAATCAACAATGGCGGCGTCGTCTTCTCCGTCCCCAGAACCAGGAGCTTCACATATTGAAACCCCTCAAGTTCGTGAAATTACGAATTTGCCCTCGAAAACGAAGACAATCGAAGAAATAAAGAGAGTTCACAAGAGTGGCAATTTGGTCTTTAGTGCAGGGGAAGCTCAGCTCTATAGCTTGGACCAATTGATGAGAGCTTCGGCTGAGTTACTGGGTAGGGGTACGATCGGAACCACCTACAAAGCCGTACTCGATAACCAGCTCATTGTCACAGTGAAGCGTCTTGACGCCGTTAAAACGGCCGTTACTGGCAGTGAGGCCTTCGAACGGCATATGGACACCGTAGGTGGACTCCGTCATCCCAATTTGGTGCCCGTTAGGGCTTTTTTTCAGGCCAAAGGAGAAAGGCTCATCATCTTTGATTACCATCCCAATGGAAGTCTCTTCAATCTCATTCATG GTTCAAGATCAACAAGGGCAAAGCCACTTCACTGGACATCATGCTTGAAGATAGCAGAGGATGTAGCTCAAGGCCTTGCTTACATTCACCAAGTGTCTAGACTAATCCATGGCAACTTGAAATCCTCCAATGTCCTTCTAGGACCCGATTTCGAGGCGTGTTTAACAGATTACAGCCTCTCCATCTTGGCAGATTCATCAGCCAATGATGATCCCGATTCAGCAGGCTACAAAGCCCCCGAAACCAGGAAATCAAGCAGGCGAGCCACGTCCAAATCAGACGTGTATGCCTTTGGAATACTGTTGTTGGAGCTGTTGACGGGTAAGCACCCGTCGCAGCATCCGTTCCTGTTGCCTACGGACGTGCAGGACTGGGTGAGAGCCATGAGGGACGACGATGTTGGCGAAGATGGTCAGCTGGGAATGCTCACCGAAGTTGCTTGTATTTGTAGTTTGACATCTCCAGAACAGAGGCCAGCAATGTGGCAAGTTTTGAAGATGATACAAGAGATTAAAGACAGTGTTTCGAGTCTGACTGATCAAAATGCTTATGCTGGATATTCTTAA